A portion of the Sandaracinobacteroides saxicola genome contains these proteins:
- the rfbC gene encoding dTDP-4-dehydrorhamnose 3,5-epimerase: MIVEPLALPEVKLITPRVFGDERGFFLESFNSAAFAIHGLPTEWQQDNHSRSRRGVLRGLHYQLTNPQGKLVRVTSGAVFDVAVDIRRSSPTYARWCGALLSAENHQMLYVPPGFAHGFLVVTDSADFLYKCTTLWHAPSDRAIRWDDPALAIDWPFEGLPPELSAKDAAAPLLADAETFA, from the coding sequence ATGATCGTCGAACCCCTCGCCCTGCCCGAGGTCAAGCTGATCACGCCGCGCGTGTTCGGCGACGAGCGCGGCTTCTTCCTGGAAAGCTTCAACAGCGCCGCCTTCGCCATCCACGGCCTGCCGACCGAGTGGCAACAGGACAACCACAGCCGCTCGCGCCGGGGCGTGCTGCGCGGCCTCCACTATCAGCTCACCAACCCGCAGGGAAAGCTGGTGCGCGTCACCAGCGGCGCCGTGTTCGACGTCGCCGTCGACATCCGCCGGTCCTCCCCCACCTATGCCCGCTGGTGCGGCGCGCTCCTCAGCGCCGAAAACCACCAGATGCTCTACGTCCCCCCCGGCTTCGCCCACGGCTTCCTGGTGGTCACCGACAGCGCCGACTTCCTCTACAAATGCACCACGCTCTGGCACGCCCCCTCCGACCGCGCGATCCGCTGGGACGATCCGGCGCTCGCCATCGACTGGCCGTTCGAGGGCCTCCCCCCCGAACTCAGCGCCAAGGACGCCGCCGCCCCCCTGCTCGCCGACGCGGAGACCTTCGCATGA
- the hisB gene encoding imidazoleglycerol-phosphate dehydratase HisB, protein MRTATVTRATSETSISVTVNLDGTGLYTVSTGIGFLDHMLEQLSRHSLIDLDLQATGDLHIDGHHTTEDCGIAIGEAIARALGSRAGITRYGDALIPMDETLTRVALDISGRPYLVWKVAFTQPKLGTLDSELVKEFFHALAGSAGITLHIENLYGVNNHHIVESSFKGVARALRTAVSIDARKADAIPSTKGSLGGV, encoded by the coding sequence ATGCGCACCGCCACCGTCACCCGTGCCACCTCCGAAACCAGTATCAGCGTCACCGTCAACCTCGACGGCACGGGCCTCTACACGGTCAGCACCGGCATCGGCTTCCTCGATCACATGCTCGAACAACTCAGCCGCCACAGCCTCATCGACCTCGACCTGCAGGCAACGGGCGACCTCCATATCGATGGCCACCACACCACAGAGGATTGCGGCATCGCCATCGGCGAGGCGATCGCCCGCGCCCTCGGCAGCCGCGCCGGCATCACCCGCTATGGCGACGCCCTGATCCCGATGGACGAAACCCTCACGCGCGTCGCGCTCGACATCTCCGGCCGCCCCTACCTCGTCTGGAAGGTCGCCTTCACCCAGCCCAAACTGGGCACGCTCGACAGCGAGCTGGTGAAGGAGTTCTTCCACGCGCTCGCCGGCAGCGCCGGCATCACGCTGCACATCGAGAACCTCTACGGCGTCAACAACCACCACATCGTCGAAAGCAGCTTCAAGGGCGTCGCCCGGGCGCTCCGCACCGCCGTCAGCATCGATGCGCGCAAGGCCGACGCCATCCCCAGCACCAAGGGCAGTCTCGGTGGTGTCTGA
- the rfbB gene encoding dTDP-glucose 4,6-dehydratase has translation MTLLVTGGAGFIGSNFVHFHEARHPETPIVVLDALTYAGNRANLAGSNAHFVHGDIRDQALVETLLRDHAVTTLVHFAAESHVDRSILGPDAFIDTNIIGTHSLLKAARAVWLAGSGQPHRFHHVSTDEVYGSLGPQDPAFSETTPYAPNSPYSASKAASDHLVRAYHHTYGLQVTTSNCSNNYGPFHFPEKLIPLFILNALHGRNLPIYGDGQQVRDWLHVADHALGISLCLEKGTPGEVYNIGGGAEMANLAVIDTLCSAVDAAFAADPALAQRFPDAPAASGKPTASLKTFVTDRPGHDRRYAIDCTKIENALGYRATHSFETGFAATLAWYLANEPWWRAVMDGSYRDWVEANYATR, from the coding sequence ATGACCCTTCTCGTCACCGGCGGCGCCGGCTTCATCGGCAGCAACTTCGTCCATTTCCACGAAGCCCGGCACCCCGAAACCCCCATCGTTGTGCTCGACGCGCTCACCTACGCCGGCAACCGCGCCAACCTCGCCGGCAGCAACGCGCACTTCGTCCACGGCGACATCCGCGACCAGGCGCTGGTCGAAACCCTGCTGCGCGACCACGCCGTCACCACCCTCGTCCACTTCGCCGCCGAATCGCATGTCGACCGCTCGATCCTCGGCCCCGACGCCTTCATCGACACCAACATCATCGGCACCCACAGCCTGCTGAAAGCCGCCCGCGCCGTCTGGCTCGCCGGCAGCGGCCAGCCCCACCGCTTCCACCATGTCTCCACAGACGAAGTCTATGGCAGCCTGGGGCCGCAAGACCCCGCCTTCAGCGAAACCACCCCCTACGCCCCCAACTCCCCTTACAGCGCGTCGAAAGCCGCCTCCGACCATCTCGTCCGCGCTTATCACCACACCTATGGGCTTCAGGTGACGACGTCGAACTGCTCGAACAACTACGGTCCCTTCCATTTCCCGGAAAAACTGATCCCGCTGTTCATCCTGAACGCCCTCCACGGCCGCAACCTCCCCATCTACGGCGACGGCCAACAGGTGCGGGACTGGCTGCACGTCGCCGACCATGCGCTCGGCATCAGCCTCTGCCTGGAAAAGGGCACCCCCGGCGAGGTCTACAACATCGGCGGCGGGGCGGAGATGGCCAACCTCGCCGTCATCGACACGCTCTGCTCTGCGGTCGACGCCGCCTTCGCCGCCGACCCGGCGCTGGCGCAGCGCTTCCCCGATGCCCCCGCCGCCAGCGGCAAACCCACCGCCAGCCTGAAGACCTTCGTCACCGACCGTCCCGGCCACGACCGCCGCTACGCCATCGACTGCACGAAAATCGAAAATGCGCTGGGCTACCGCGCCACCCACAGCTTCGAAACCGGCTTCGCCGCCACGCTGGCCTGGTATCTCGCCAACGAACCCTGGTGGCGCGCCGTCATGGACGGCAGCTACCGGGACTGGGTCGAAGCCAACTATGCCACCCGCTAA
- a CDS encoding glycosyltransferase translates to MARLLLYLHDLSATGVTRNALALAAALASDHDITLATGRATGTLAAEAAGAIDLGGHGPRAAHRLRTLARALSPALALSAGNRGHPFFFAALAGLPHLRRLYRFSNDIDHRDSRGRRRWWKPLADSAQLALLRHSADHLIAVSQPLAADPRLAAIPLTLIPNSIDIAATRGAAALPCPHPWATDQGPPFIIGIGRLTPQKDFATLIAAFALLRRQRALRLLILGDGPQRPALDAQVAALGLTGWVSLPGSLPNPMPLLARAAVFGLPSLWEGASNALLEALALNTPIVASRTAGNAVTVLDHGAHGLLVPPGDPAALAQALLLQTGAEAIRPGTRASHFSRETALDQWRRLLANEAARLPPLAPPARFP, encoded by the coding sequence GTGGCGCGCCTCCTCCTCTACCTCCACGACCTCTCCGCCACCGGCGTCACCCGCAACGCCCTGGCGCTTGCTGCCGCCCTTGCCAGCGACCACGACATCACGCTGGCCACCGGCCGCGCCACCGGCACGCTTGCTGCCGAAGCCGCCGGCGCCATCGATCTCGGCGGCCACGGCCCCCGCGCCGCCCACCGCTTGCGCACCCTCGCCCGCGCCCTCAGCCCCGCCCTCGCCCTCTCCGCCGGCAATCGCGGCCATCCCTTCTTCTTCGCCGCCCTCGCCGGCCTGCCCCACCTCCGCCGCCTCTACCGCTTCTCCAACGACATCGACCACCGCGATTCCCGGGGCCGCCGCCGCTGGTGGAAACCGCTGGCCGACAGCGCGCAACTCGCCCTGCTGCGCCACAGCGCCGACCACCTGATCGCCGTCAGCCAGCCATTGGCCGCCGACCCGCGCCTCGCCGCCATCCCCCTCACTCTCATCCCGAACAGCATCGACATCGCCGCCACTCGCGGCGCCGCCGCCCTGCCCTGCCCACACCCCTGGGCCACCGACCAGGGTCCACCCTTCATCATCGGCATCGGCCGCCTGACGCCGCAAAAGGATTTCGCCACCCTCATCGCCGCCTTTGCGCTCCTCCGCCGGCAGCGTGCGCTCCGCCTCCTCATCCTCGGTGACGGCCCGCAACGCCCCGCCCTCGACGCCCAGGTCGCCGCTCTCGGCCTCACCGGCTGGGTCAGCCTCCCCGGAAGCCTCCCCAACCCCATGCCGCTCCTCGCCCGCGCCGCGGTCTTCGGCCTCCCCAGCCTGTGGGAAGGTGCCTCCAACGCCCTGCTCGAAGCCCTCGCGCTCAACACGCCCATCGTCGCCAGCCGCACCGCCGGCAATGCCGTCACCGTCCTCGACCATGGCGCCCACGGCCTGCTGGTCCCGCCCGGTGATCCCGCGGCGCTGGCGCAGGCGCTCCTCCTGCAAACGGGCGCCGAAGCCATCCGCCCCGGCACCCGCGCGTCGCATTTCAGCCGCGAAACCGCGCTCGACCAATGGCGCCGCCTCCTGGCGAACGAAGCCGCGCGCCTCCCGCCGCTTGCACCCCCCGCCCGCTTCCCCTAA
- the rfbA gene encoding glucose-1-phosphate thymidylyltransferase RfbA, protein MTNRKGIILAGGSGTRLYPLTKPVSKQLMPVYDKPMIYYPLSVLMLAGIRDILIITTPHDSAAFQGLFGDGSDWGLSIQYAVQPHPGGLAQAYHIGADFVAGHPSTLILGDNIFYGHGLPELLASADARTTGATVFGYWVKDPQAYGVVSFGADGRAETIEEKPAQPKSNYAVTGLYFYDERAVDYAHAIKPSPRGELEITDLNRMYLEAGSLNVEMMGRGFAWLDTGTHASLLDAALYVRIVEERQGLKISCPEEIAWRKGFISADQLARIAEPLRKSGYGDYLLQQLATAR, encoded by the coding sequence ATGACCAACCGCAAAGGCATCATCCTCGCCGGCGGCAGCGGCACCCGCCTCTACCCGCTCACCAAACCCGTCTCCAAACAGCTGATGCCGGTCTATGACAAGCCGATGATCTACTACCCGCTGTCGGTGCTCATGCTCGCCGGCATCCGCGACATCCTGATCATCACCACGCCGCACGACAGCGCCGCCTTCCAGGGCCTGTTCGGCGACGGCAGCGATTGGGGCCTGTCGATCCAATACGCCGTGCAGCCCCACCCCGGCGGCCTGGCGCAGGCCTATCACATCGGCGCGGATTTCGTGGCCGGCCACCCCAGCACGCTGATCCTGGGCGACAATATCTTCTACGGCCACGGCCTCCCCGAACTGCTGGCCAGCGCCGACGCGCGAACCACCGGCGCCACCGTCTTCGGCTATTGGGTGAAGGATCCGCAGGCCTATGGCGTCGTCAGCTTCGGCGCCGACGGGCGCGCCGAGACCATCGAGGAAAAACCGGCGCAGCCGAAATCCAACTACGCCGTCACCGGCCTCTATTTCTATGATGAGCGCGCCGTTGACTACGCCCACGCCATCAAGCCGTCCCCCCGCGGTGAACTCGAAATCACCGACCTCAACCGGATGTATCTCGAGGCGGGCAGCCTCAACGTCGAAATGATGGGCCGCGGCTTCGCCTGGCTCGACACCGGCACGCACGCCAGCCTGCTCGATGCCGCCCTCTACGTCCGCATCGTCGAGGAACGGCAGGGCCTGAAAATCTCCTGCCCCGAGGAAATCGCCTGGCGCAAGGGCTTCATCAGCGCCGACCAGCTCGCCCGCATCGCCGAGCCCCTGCGCAAATCCGGCTACGGCGACTATCTGCTGCAACAGCTGGCGACCGCGCGATGA
- a CDS encoding DNA recombination protein RmuC codes for MLDPVALAIAVAALLIAAGLAWVLRGRDLATLRTERDAARTESARWQAEAATHATALAALQATQAERDAAHARQLLAMKTEFQQLAGDALAAAQTRFNAQAEETLKRHREETGQNIASSRAELAKLLTPVSETLTRYQTELKSIEEARVHAYGGLRQQLADVAQGQAAVRDEAARLATALRSSGKTAGRWGEEQLQRTLELGGLRLGIDFTLQTSQAGDDGRQRRPDAIINLPGGRELVIDSKCSLNDYLTAAGATSDEERRAALARHAAAFRAHAQGLALKSYWSEFAASADFVIMFIPGENFLSAALETDLDLLGWAMDRRVILTGPTNLLALARTVSMVWKQETLARQAAEIGEEAGRLYAAISTMAEHVQKLGRNLTQSVGNYNDFVASLERNVLPKARRLPDMGVETGKKDLPETKLIEATLRPPTAPELLPPPAE; via the coding sequence ATGTTGGATCCCGTCGCCCTCGCCATCGCTGTCGCCGCCCTGCTGATCGCCGCGGGCCTTGCCTGGGTGCTGCGCGGCCGCGACCTCGCCACGCTCCGTACCGAACGCGACGCCGCGCGCACCGAGTCCGCCCGCTGGCAGGCCGAGGCCGCCACCCATGCCACCGCGCTGGCCGCGCTTCAGGCCACCCAGGCGGAGCGCGACGCCGCCCACGCCCGCCAGCTCCTGGCCATGAAGACCGAGTTCCAGCAGCTCGCCGGCGACGCCCTCGCCGCGGCGCAGACGCGCTTCAACGCCCAGGCCGAGGAAACGCTGAAACGCCACCGCGAGGAAACCGGTCAGAATATCGCCAGCAGCCGCGCCGAGCTGGCAAAGCTGCTCACCCCCGTCAGCGAAACCCTCACCCGCTACCAGACCGAGCTCAAGAGCATCGAGGAAGCCCGCGTCCACGCCTATGGCGGCCTCCGCCAGCAGCTCGCCGACGTGGCGCAAGGCCAGGCCGCCGTCCGCGACGAAGCCGCCCGTCTCGCCACGGCATTGCGCAGCAGCGGCAAGACCGCCGGCCGCTGGGGCGAGGAGCAGCTGCAACGCACGCTCGAACTGGGCGGGCTGCGGCTGGGCATCGATTTCACCCTGCAAACCAGCCAGGCCGGCGACGACGGCCGGCAGAGACGCCCCGACGCCATCATCAACCTCCCCGGCGGTCGCGAGCTGGTGATCGACAGCAAATGCAGCCTCAATGACTATCTCACCGCCGCCGGCGCCACCAGTGACGAGGAGCGTCGCGCTGCCCTCGCCCGTCACGCCGCCGCGTTTCGCGCCCATGCCCAGGGCCTGGCGCTCAAATCCTACTGGTCCGAATTCGCCGCCAGCGCGGACTTCGTCATCATGTTCATCCCTGGCGAGAATTTCCTCTCCGCCGCGCTCGAAACCGACCTCGACCTGCTCGGCTGGGCGATGGACCGCCGCGTCATCCTCACCGGCCCCACCAACCTCCTGGCGCTCGCCCGCACCGTCTCGATGGTCTGGAAACAGGAAACGCTGGCCCGCCAGGCGGCAGAGATCGGCGAGGAAGCCGGCCGGCTCTACGCCGCCATCAGCACCATGGCCGAGCATGTCCAGAAACTGGGGCGGAACCTCACCCAAAGCGTCGGCAACTACAACGACTTCGTCGCCTCGCTCGAACGCAACGTCCTGCCCAAGGCGCGCCGCCTCCCCGACATGGGCGTCGAAACCGGCAAGAAGGACCTCCCCGAAACCAAGCTCATCGAAGCCACCCTCCGCCCCCCCACCGCCCCCGAACTCCTCCCTCCGCCGGCAGAATAG
- the rfbD gene encoding dTDP-4-dehydrorhamnose reductase: MIALIAGAAGQLGRALQATAPAGATVIAPDEARFDILDAAAVDAIIAETRPTHLFNAAAYTAVDKAETDADTAHRVNATAVATLATAARAHGAKLVHISTDFVFDGTASTPYPPDATPNPLGLYGATKRAGETAALANPDALIVRTAWVYAAKGNNFVHTMLRLMRERPELRVVADQVGTPTHATGLARALWALAAANARGIFHWTDAGVCSWYDFAVAIQEEALALGLLATAIPILPIRTTDYPTPARRPAYSVLDKTDTWALTGPALPWRAELRLCLQDIRDAA; encoded by the coding sequence ATGATCGCCCTCATCGCCGGTGCCGCCGGCCAGCTCGGCCGCGCGCTGCAGGCCACCGCCCCCGCCGGCGCCACCGTCATCGCCCCCGATGAAGCCCGCTTCGACATCCTCGACGCCGCCGCCGTCGATGCGATCATCGCCGAAACCCGCCCCACCCACCTGTTCAACGCCGCGGCGTACACGGCGGTGGACAAGGCCGAAACCGACGCCGACACCGCCCACCGCGTCAACGCCACCGCCGTCGCCACGCTGGCCACCGCTGCCCGAGCGCACGGCGCCAAACTGGTCCACATCAGCACGGACTTCGTATTCGACGGCACCGCCTCCACCCCCTACCCGCCCGATGCCACCCCCAACCCCCTCGGTCTCTACGGCGCCACCAAACGCGCCGGCGAAACCGCGGCGCTGGCCAACCCCGACGCCCTCATCGTCCGCACCGCCTGGGTCTATGCCGCGAAGGGCAACAACTTCGTCCACACCATGCTGCGTCTGATGCGCGAACGCCCCGAATTGCGCGTCGTCGCCGATCAGGTCGGCACCCCCACCCACGCCACCGGCCTCGCCCGCGCGCTCTGGGCCCTCGCCGCCGCCAACGCGCGCGGCATCTTCCACTGGACGGACGCCGGCGTCTGCAGCTGGTATGATTTCGCCGTCGCCATCCAGGAAGAAGCCCTCGCCCTCGGCCTCCTCGCCACGGCCATCCCCATCCTTCCCATCCGCACCACCGACTACCCCACCCCCGCCCGCCGCCCTGCCTACAGCGTCCTCGACAAGACCGATACCTGGGCCCTCACCGGCCCCGCCCTCCCCTGGCGCGCCGAACTCCGCCTCTGCCTGCAAGACATCCGCGATGCCGCATAA
- the hisH gene encoding imidazole glycerol phosphate synthase subunit HisH: MVSDTVLVDYGAGNLRSVEKALLAAGAPRVTVTADPDIVARADRIVLPGVGAFGACAGALRAVPGLEPALTHAVIANARPFLGICVGMQLMADEGREYGAHAGLGWIPGHVERLTPADPALKIPHMGWNMVTATGPNLVETGGAYFVHSYVVRTADPAHILATTTHGEAIVAAIGRANLLGVQFHPEKSQAYGLALLTRWLNWRP; this comes from the coding sequence GTGGTGTCTGACACCGTCCTCGTCGACTACGGCGCCGGCAACCTGCGCTCGGTCGAAAAAGCCCTCCTCGCCGCCGGTGCCCCGCGCGTCACCGTCACCGCCGATCCCGATATCGTCGCCCGCGCCGACCGTATCGTGCTCCCCGGCGTCGGCGCCTTCGGCGCCTGCGCCGGGGCCCTGCGCGCCGTCCCCGGCCTCGAACCCGCCCTCACTCATGCCGTCATCGCCAACGCCCGTCCCTTCCTCGGCATCTGCGTCGGCATGCAGCTGATGGCGGACGAAGGCCGCGAATATGGCGCGCACGCGGGGCTGGGCTGGATACCCGGCCATGTCGAGCGGCTCACCCCTGCCGACCCCGCGCTCAAAATCCCCCATATGGGCTGGAACATGGTCACGGCCACTGGCCCGAACCTGGTCGAAACAGGCGGTGCCTATTTCGTTCACAGCTATGTTGTCCGCACGGCCGACCCCGCGCACATCCTCGCCACCACCACCCATGGCGAGGCAATCGTCGCCGCCATCGGCCGCGCCAACCTGCTGGGCGTCCAATTCCACCCGGAAAAGTCGCAAGCCTATGGCCTTGCCCTCCTCACCCGTTGGCTGAACTGGCGCCCATGA
- a CDS encoding lysylphosphatidylglycerol synthase domain-containing protein, producing the protein MTLDPRLQRLLAFLAAHKNKLSAGLMVFVLTIAGFALYELLKNLHPADILAALRRITPAQLLASVGLTILSYLILTGYDVLALRSIGKPQPYWRAALGSFSSYTFSHNFGFAPITGAAARWRAYRGTNLDAADIARIVVIAGVTFWLGIFLLLGVILALQPGALRIHHYELAYPAQAAIGVVILTTIALYLWLCHRRHVTGNSAPLNILGWTLPVPTLRQALIQFTLAALDISVAAAALLVLVPQAMLAHFPLFLAAYVVAIVVALITHAPGGLGVFEAVMLVALPQVDRATLVSALIAYRLIYYWAPLLLAMLLLALHELARAFSFAKASHRKTHPQSSES; encoded by the coding sequence GTGACCCTAGACCCCCGCCTCCAGCGTCTCCTCGCCTTCCTCGCCGCGCACAAGAACAAGCTCAGCGCCGGCCTGATGGTCTTCGTCCTCACCATCGCCGGCTTCGCGCTCTACGAGCTGCTGAAAAACCTCCACCCCGCCGACATCCTCGCCGCGCTGCGCCGCATCACCCCCGCGCAGCTTCTCGCCAGCGTCGGCCTCACCATCCTCAGCTACCTGATACTCACCGGCTACGACGTGCTCGCGCTGCGCTCCATCGGCAAGCCCCAACCCTATTGGCGCGCCGCGCTGGGCAGCTTCAGCAGCTACACCTTCAGCCACAATTTCGGCTTCGCTCCCATCACCGGCGCCGCCGCCCGCTGGCGCGCCTATCGCGGCACCAACCTCGACGCCGCCGACATCGCCCGCATCGTCGTCATCGCCGGCGTCACCTTCTGGCTCGGCATCTTCCTGCTGCTCGGCGTCATCCTGGCGCTGCAACCCGGCGCGCTGCGCATCCATCATTATGAACTCGCCTACCCGGCGCAGGCCGCGATCGGCGTCGTGATTCTCACAACGATCGCCCTCTACCTCTGGCTCTGCCACCGCCGCCACGTCACCGGCAACAGCGCGCCCTTGAACATCCTTGGCTGGACGCTGCCCGTCCCCACGCTGCGCCAGGCGCTCATCCAGTTCACCCTCGCCGCGCTGGACATCTCGGTCGCCGCCGCCGCCCTGCTGGTCCTCGTGCCCCAGGCGATGCTCGCCCATTTCCCGCTCTTCCTCGCCGCCTATGTGGTCGCCATCGTCGTTGCCCTCATCACCCATGCACCGGGCGGCCTCGGCGTGTTCGAGGCGGTGATGCTCGTCGCCCTCCCCCAGGTCGACCGCGCCACGCTGGTGTCGGCGCTGATCGCCTATCGCCTCATCTATTATTGGGCGCCGCTGCTCCTCGCCATGCTCCTCCTCGCCCTCCACGAACTCGCCCGGGCGTTCAGCTTCGCGAAAGCCTCCCACCGCAAAACTCATCCCCAGTCCTCTGAGTCCTGA
- a CDS encoding DUF3011 domain-containing protein — MMGRPVVSVATALAMVTGQLGSVALPVAVGSLALAAPAAAQQWQEIECASRGRDRAECALPRGVQRVELVRQLSSSACVEGRSWGTRANFGGPVLWVDEGCRGRFALVGAGGGWGGGGNPGWGGGQGGYAAQLTCDSYGSRPRRCEARTDNRVALMQVRGGRCAEGRDWGYDARSIWVDNGCQATFAYGYAGGGGGNWGGGYPGGGSFAAETDCQSWNGTYQRCNVNTGNRVGIVRVYAGQCRERRDWGYDDRSIWVDNGCRARFGYRYQGGGYPGGRPDDGGSNAGGVIAGVAIAAGLIALLAASGKKSGGGGGAPASVSADYDRFPSDAREEARACMAEAGRQIGATGGSRVALNRVDGVVRSGRGYRIEAQLAATYDGRAQTVTMHCTAEGNRVSAFDVKR, encoded by the coding sequence ATGATGGGCCGACCGGTGGTGAGCGTGGCGACGGCGCTGGCGATGGTGACGGGGCAGCTGGGGTCGGTGGCGCTGCCGGTGGCGGTCGGCTCCTTGGCGCTGGCGGCGCCGGCGGCGGCGCAGCAGTGGCAGGAGATCGAATGCGCCAGCCGCGGGCGCGATCGGGCGGAATGCGCGCTGCCGCGCGGGGTGCAGCGGGTGGAACTGGTGCGGCAACTGAGCAGCAGCGCCTGCGTGGAGGGGCGCAGCTGGGGCACGCGGGCGAATTTCGGCGGCCCGGTGCTGTGGGTGGATGAGGGCTGCCGCGGGCGGTTCGCGCTGGTGGGGGCCGGCGGCGGTTGGGGCGGCGGTGGCAACCCGGGCTGGGGCGGGGGTCAGGGCGGCTATGCGGCGCAGCTGACCTGCGACAGCTATGGCAGCCGGCCGCGGCGGTGCGAGGCGCGGACGGACAATCGCGTGGCGTTGATGCAGGTGCGCGGCGGGCGCTGCGCCGAGGGGCGCGACTGGGGCTATGACGCGCGCTCGATCTGGGTGGACAATGGCTGCCAGGCGACCTTTGCCTATGGTTATGCGGGGGGAGGCGGCGGCAATTGGGGCGGGGGCTATCCGGGGGGCGGGAGTTTTGCCGCCGAGACGGATTGCCAGAGCTGGAACGGCACCTACCAGCGCTGCAACGTGAATACCGGCAACCGGGTGGGCATCGTGCGGGTCTATGCCGGGCAGTGCCGGGAGCGGCGCGACTGGGGTTATGACGACCGCTCGATCTGGGTGGACAATGGCTGCCGGGCGCGGTTCGGCTATCGCTATCAGGGCGGCGGCTATCCCGGTGGGCGGCCGGATGACGGCGGTTCGAACGCCGGCGGGGTGATCGCCGGCGTGGCGATCGCGGCGGGGCTGATCGCTTTGCTGGCGGCATCGGGAAAGAAAAGCGGCGGCGGCGGTGGTGCGCCGGCGTCGGTAAGCGCGGATTATGACCGGTTCCCGTCGGACGCACGGGAGGAGGCGCGGGCCTGCATGGCGGAGGCCGGGCGGCAGATCGGCGCGACAGGCGGCAGCCGTGTGGCGCTGAACCGGGTGGATGGTGTGGTGCGCAGCGGCCGGGGATACCGGATCGAGGCGCAATTGGCGGCGACGTACGATGGGCGGGCGCAAACTGTGACGATGCACTGCACCGCTGAGGGTAATCGGGTTTCTGCGTTTGATGTGAAGCGATGA
- a CDS encoding VOC family protein, whose protein sequence is MDNKLQSADTPPASNVSALVRAALFVSDIEASTTFYRDILGLTVSYWDGPLDHPAVPALIGVGATDSTRARILQVPGPSFGMIGLFEVTPRPARVRKRAEGVNVGEAVLVFYCADLDPLVARLTAAGHRILCPPTFLQVSPTRGQREMTCADPDGILVNVIERDDRLSASRDDRLPVSRDNRLA, encoded by the coding sequence ATGGACAACAAGTTGCAATCTGCCGACACGCCCCCTGCCAGCAACGTCAGCGCGCTTGTGCGAGCGGCCCTGTTCGTGTCCGACATCGAGGCCTCCACCACCTTCTACCGCGACATCCTCGGTCTCACCGTCAGCTATTGGGACGGCCCGCTCGACCACCCCGCCGTCCCCGCGCTGATCGGCGTCGGCGCGACGGACAGCACCCGCGCGCGCATCCTCCAGGTGCCCGGTCCCAGCTTCGGCATGATCGGCCTGTTCGAGGTCACCCCCCGCCCCGCCCGCGTCCGCAAGCGCGCCGAAGGGGTCAATGTCGGCGAGGCCGTCCTCGTCTTCTACTGCGCCGACCTCGACCCCCTCGTCGCCCGCCTCACCGCCGCCGGCCACCGCATCCTCTGCCCGCCCACCTTCCTCCAGGTCAGCCCCACGCGCGGCCAGCGCGAGATGACCTGCGCCGACCCGGACGGCATCCTCGTCAACGTCATCGAACGGGACGATCGTCTTTCCGCCTCGCGGGACGATCGTCTTCCTGTCTCGCGGGACAATCGGCTGGCTTGA
- a CDS encoding Dps family protein, which produces MAKKKTAGVDLGIDEKQRKAIAAGLSTLLADTYTLYLKTHNYHWNVTGPQFNTLHLMFETQYNELALAVDLIAERIRALDEFAPGSYSAFAKLSSVKEADGVPTAEAMIRELAADQLAVVRTARAVFPLADAAHDEPTADLLTQRMQVHEKTAWMLRAMVA; this is translated from the coding sequence ATGGCGAAGAAGAAGACGGCGGGCGTGGACCTGGGGATCGACGAGAAGCAGCGGAAGGCGATCGCCGCCGGGCTTTCGACGCTGCTGGCGGATACCTACACGCTCTATCTGAAAACGCACAACTATCACTGGAACGTGACCGGGCCGCAGTTCAACACGCTGCACCTGATGTTCGAGACGCAGTATAATGAGCTGGCGCTGGCGGTGGACCTGATCGCGGAGCGGATACGCGCGCTGGATGAGTTTGCGCCGGGGAGCTATTCGGCGTTCGCCAAGCTGTCGAGCGTGAAGGAGGCCGATGGGGTGCCGACGGCGGAGGCGATGATCCGGGAGCTGGCGGCGGACCAACTGGCGGTGGTGCGGACGGCGCGGGCGGTGTTTCCGCTGGCGGATGCGGCGCATGACGAGCCGACGGCGGACCTGCTGACGCAGCGGATGCAGGTGCATGAGAAGACGGCGTGGATGCTGCGGGCGATGGTGGCGTAG